The following proteins come from a genomic window of Lolium rigidum isolate FL_2022 chromosome 5, APGP_CSIRO_Lrig_0.1, whole genome shotgun sequence:
- the LOC124651394 gene encoding tryptamine hydroxycinnamoyltransferase 1-like: protein MAVIVEITQRTVLRPSSGSAWGDGKKVPLTVFDCASTDGYIPTVFAWNAPAPANSALMDGLLDAVARFPHLAGRFAVDDHGRKCIHLNDAGVLVLEGTAATDLAEALPHDVPAHISELYPDAENGRAGEPLFQVQLTRYTCGGLIIGMVSHHQVADGQSMSGFSTAWATAVRTDSTVLPSPFSDRATTVNPRSPPAPVFDHRNIEFKGEHSSSHSYRVLPMDRIKNLGVHFPEEFVADLKSRVGARCSTFQCLLAHVWKKVTAARDLDPEDFTQVRVAVNCRGRAEPPVPMDFFGNMVLWAFPRMQVRDLLSSGYPAVVGAIREAVARVDDEYVQSFVDFGSGTQDGGQELAATAATPGTSFCPDLEVDSWLGFRFHDMDFGHGPPCAFLPPDLPIDGIMVFVPSCAAKGGVDLFIALDDEHVEAFEHICYSID, encoded by the exons ATGGCAGTGATAGTGGAGATCACACAGAGGACGGTGCTGAGGCCTTCATCAGGTTCAGCGTGGGGCGACGGGAAGAAGGTCCCTCTCACCGTGTTCGACTGCGCCTCCACGGACGGTTACATCCCGACGGTCTTCGCATGGAACGCGCCTGCGCCGGCCAACAGTGCGCTCATGGACGGTCTCCTCGACGCCGTTGCGAGGTTCCCGCACCTGGCGGGGAGGTTCGCCGTCGATGACCATGGCAGGAAGTGCATCCACCTCAACGACGCCGGGGTTCTCGTGCTCGAGGGCACTGCCGCAACGGACCTCGCCGAAGCGCTGCCGCACGACGTTCCCGCGCATATCAGCGAGCTATATCCAGACGCGGAAAAT GGACGTGCGGGCGAGCCCCTCTTCCAGGTGCAACTCACCCGGTACACGTGCGGCGGGCTGATCATCGGCATGGTCAGCCACCACCAGGTCGCCGACGGCCAGTCCATGAGCGGCTTCTCCACAGCCTGGGCCACCGCCGTCCGCACAGACTCCACCGTCCTCCCGTCGCCTTTCAGTGACCGGGCAACCACCGTCAACCCACGTAGCCCGCCAGCACCAGTCTTCGACCACCGGAACATCGAGTTCAAGGGCGAGCACAGCTCCAGCCACTCCTATAGAGTCCTGCCCATGGACAGGATCAAGAACCTCGGCGTGCACTTCCCGGAGGAGTTCGTTGCCGACCTCAAGTCACGCGTCGGCGCGCGTTGTAGCACGTTTCAGTGCCTCCTCGCGCACGTGTGGAAGAAGGTCACGGCGGCGCGGGACTTGGATCCGGAGGATTTCACGCAGGTGAGGGTGGCCGTCAACTGCCGCGGCCGCGCGGAGCCTCCGGTGCCCATGGATTTCTTCGGAAACATGGTGCTCTGGGCATTCCCGAGGATGCAGGTCCGGGACCTCCTGTCCTCCGGCTACCCCGCGGTGGTCGGCGCCATCCGCGAGGCCGTTGCACGCGTCGACGATGAGTACGTCCAGTCGTTCGTCGACTTCGGCAGCGGTACCCAAGATGGCGGCCAGGAGCTAGCTGCGACGGCAGCTACACCGGGTACATCGTTTTGTCCTGATCTAGAGGTGGATAGCTGGCTCGGGTTCCGCTTCCACGACATGGACTTTGGCCACGGCCCGCCGTGCGCGTTCCTGCCGCCAGACCTGCCCATCGATGGAATAATGGTCTTCGTGCCGTCGTGCGCGGCAAAGGGCGGGGTCGATTTGTTCATTGCCCTCGATGACGAACACGTAGAGGCCTTCGAGCACATTTGTTACTCCATCGATTAG